In a single window of the Drosophila subpulchrella strain 33 F10 #4 breed RU33 chromosome X, RU_Dsub_v1.1 Primary Assembly, whole genome shotgun sequence genome:
- the LOC119556280 gene encoding ras guanine nucleotide exchange factor P, protein MTLPTNTHASANDAGSGHNNNHNNHNNNSSNHNNNSNNNNNNGSSSDEDSDMFGPPRCSPPIGYHHHRSRVPMISPKLRQREERKRILQLCAHKLERIKDSEANLRRSVCINNTYCRLTDELRREKQMRYLQNLPRTSDSGSTTELARENLFQPNMDDAKPASNSTSNMMNNANGGKSSSSYGDAFGSSSNGSSSGRGVGGGICSLENQPPERQQLVMPAGGASAPEAANSVPLSVSGSASERVNNRKRHLSSSNLVNDLEILDRELSAINAPMLLIDPEITQGAEQLEKAALSASRKRLRSNSSSEDESDRLVREALSQFYIPPQRLISAIEECPLDVVGLGMGMNVNVGGIGGIAGIGGIGGAAGAGVEVSGGKRMKLNDHHHHHHLNHHHHLHHHLELVDFDMNQNQKDFEVIMDALRLGTPTPPSGASSDSCGQAAMMSESASVFHNLVVTSLET, encoded by the exons ATGACCTTGCCCACAAACACACACGCATCTGCAAACGACGCCGGCAGCGGCCACAACAACAAtcacaacaaccacaacaacaacagcagcaaccacaacaataatagcaacaacaacaacaacaacggcagcagcagcgacgAAGATTCGGACATGTTTGGACCACCCCGCTGCTCCCCGCCCATCGGCTACCATCACCATCGATCCCGTGTGCCCATGATATCCCCAAAGTTGCGGCAACGCGAAGAGCGCAAGCGTATCCTTCAGCTGTGCGCCCACAAGCTGGAGAGGATCAAGGACTCGGAGGCGAATCTCCGGAGGAGCGTCTGCATCAACAACACCTACTGCCGACTGACCGACGAGCTGCGCCGCGAGAAACAGATGCGATACCTCCAGAATCTGCCCAG AACCAGCGACAGCGGCTCAACCACCGAACTGGCGCGTGAGAATCTCTTCCAGCCGAACATGGACGATGCCAAGCCGGCCAGCAATAGCACTAGCAATATGATGAACAATGCCAATGGCGGCAAGTCCTCATCCTCCTACGGCGATGCCTTTGGCTCCTCCTCGAATGGATCGTCTTCGGGTCgtggtgttggtggtggtATATGCTCCTTGGAGAATCAACCGCCCGAGCGTCAGCAGCTGGTTATGCCCGCTGGTGGTGCCTCGGCCCCCGAGGCGGCCAATTCGGTGCCCCTTTCCGTTTCCGGTTCGGCATCGGAGCGAGTGAATAACCGAAAACGTCACCTGTCCAGCAGCAATTTGGTCAACGATCTGGAGATACTCGACAGGGAACTGAGCGCCATCAATGCACCCATGCTGCTGATCGATCCAGAGATCACCCAAGGTGCCGAGCAGCTGGAGAAGGCGGCCCTGTCGGCCAGCCGTAAGAGATTGAGGAGCAATAGCAGCAGCGAGGACGAAAGCGATCGTTTGGTGCGCGAGGCTCTATCGCAATTTTATATACCGCCGCAGCGCCTGATCTCTGCCATTGAAGAGTGTCCACTGGATGTGGTTGGCCTGGGCATGGGAATGAATGTGAATGTGGGAGGCATCGGTGGAATCGCTGGAATCGGTGGAATCGGAGGAGCTGCAGGCGCTGGCGTCGAAGTTTCCGGTGGCAAACGGATGAAATTGAAtgaccatcatcatcatcatcatctcaaCCACCATCATCATTTGCATCATCATCTGGAGCTGGTCGATTTCGATatgaatcaaaaccaaaagGATTTCGAGGTGATCATGGACGCCCTGAGGCTGGGAACGCCGACGCCGCCGAGCGGCGCCAGCAGCGATTCCTGCGGCCAGGCGGCAATGATGAGCGAATCGGCCAGCGTTTTCCACAATCTGGTGGTCACCTCGCTGGAGACATGA